A DNA window from Elusimicrobiota bacterium contains the following coding sequences:
- a CDS encoding ABC transporter substrate-binding protein, whose product MLSVAHSPDPDDAFMFYGIAKGKVPLPGWRIRHVLKDIQSLNRDARKSRHHITAISAAAFPSVADRYWVLSVGASVGRRYGPLVVCRPDRRNRLRAKDWSGLRIATPGPETTALLTLRLARPGFTAVDKPFDKIIDAVRSGRVDAGLIIHEGQLTYRAHGLEKVLDLGQWWHRETGLPLPLGLDVVRKDLGIRLARKLAAALTQSIRLAYRDKKASVAYALRYGRGIGAAVGEKFVKMYVNRDTLDLGPQGEKALRLIYQRARSAGWLAQIPRFRVVRPA is encoded by the coding sequence ATTCTTTCCGTCGCCCACAGCCCGGACCCCGACGACGCTTTCATGTTTTACGGGATCGCCAAAGGCAAAGTGCCCCTGCCCGGCTGGCGAATCCGGCACGTCTTAAAAGACATCCAATCGTTGAACCGGGACGCCCGGAAATCACGCCACCACATCACCGCCATCTCGGCCGCCGCCTTCCCGTCGGTGGCGGACCGCTATTGGGTTCTTTCCGTGGGTGCCTCCGTGGGCCGCCGTTACGGACCGCTCGTCGTTTGCCGCCCGGACCGCCGGAACCGCCTCCGCGCCAAGGATTGGTCCGGCCTTCGGATCGCCACGCCGGGGCCGGAAACCACCGCCCTGTTGACGCTGCGCCTCGCGCGTCCCGGGTTCACCGCCGTGGACAAACCGTTCGACAAAATCATCGATGCCGTCCGTTCGGGGCGGGTGGACGCGGGCCTGATCATTCACGAAGGGCAGCTGACGTACCGCGCTCACGGATTGGAAAAAGTCCTGGATCTGGGCCAATGGTGGCACCGGGAAACCGGGTTGCCGCTGCCGCTCGGTCTCGACGTGGTTCGAAAGGACCTTGGGATCCGCCTGGCCCGGAAATTGGCCGCCGCCCTAACGCAAAGCATCCGCCTCGCTTACCGGGACAAAAAAGCGTCGGTGGCCTACGCGCTCCGCTACGGCCGGGGCATCGGGGCGGCGGTGGGGGAGAAATTCGTAAAGATGTATGTCAATCGGGACACTCTCGATCTCGGCCCCCAAGGGGAAAAAGCGCTTCGTTTAATCTACCAACGGGCCCGATCCGCCGGTTGGCTCGCTCAAATTCCCCGTTTCCGCGTCGTTCGGCCCGCCTAA
- a CDS encoding HAMP domain-containing protein gives MPPSPPDNTTAAVPPAPATPFTRARWVPPFLRRSVRPLGRHIASLIGLRTRLLWVLLLAFAPAFALIVRDHFQWEQQDHRGISDDAMLSARLAAAGYERLLEGTRHVLMAFAQMESLQGSDPRAADKILRNFLTRYPHFLNIGVIDGRGRLFASAVPFNPGVDLSERPYFKFSMANNDFSVGKFQVGAITHRPSLNCGFPVRDTAGRPRGIVFAALDLKWLNSMAGEVPIPADARLLLLDREGAVLAVTPPTSAKIGEDYAHFGDLTLTDDNAALRTGGRRLVEDAEHLRTVSPVRLPTGSGLRVVYEISQQAAYRKARVRLFLNLSLLLLSAFFVIVLGRAAGHVFITRHVTALLNATRRLAAGDTNARTGIAGAPGELGQMAAAVDHLADALQKRDEELRHTHANLERQVAERTQELRSSNEQLEAFSYSVSHDLRAPLRAIDGFSQILLNEHADNLTPEGKRLLTVVVKNTQQMSHLIENLLTFARLGRQEPHAASVRMGALAREIADELLVAERHRRTTVEIEALPAALGDPAMIQQIWINLLSNALKFTSNMANVFITVGSKTGPGQNTYWIKDNGVGFDPKYAHRLFQVFQRLHSSSEFEGTGVGLAIVQRIVQKHGGRVWAESLPGEGATFFFTLPAAPPAEGGKP, from the coding sequence ATGCCCCCTTCCCCCCCCGACAACACGACCGCCGCCGTTCCCCCCGCTCCCGCGACCCCGTTCACGCGGGCACGTTGGGTGCCGCCCTTCCTTCGACGATCCGTCCGCCCCCTTGGACGCCACATCGCTTCCCTGATCGGCCTTCGGACCCGCCTGCTGTGGGTTTTGTTGCTGGCGTTTGCCCCCGCGTTTGCGCTGATCGTTCGGGACCACTTTCAATGGGAGCAGCAAGACCACCGGGGGATCTCGGACGACGCCATGCTGAGCGCGCGACTCGCCGCCGCCGGCTACGAACGGCTTCTCGAGGGAACACGCCACGTCTTGATGGCCTTTGCCCAGATGGAAAGCCTTCAAGGGTCGGACCCGCGAGCCGCCGACAAAATTCTTCGAAATTTCCTCACGCGTTACCCGCATTTTCTCAACATCGGCGTTATTGACGGAAGAGGCCGTCTCTTCGCGAGCGCCGTGCCGTTCAATCCCGGGGTCGACCTCTCGGAACGACCCTATTTTAAATTCTCCATGGCAAACAATGATTTTTCGGTCGGAAAATTTCAAGTGGGGGCCATCACCCACCGGCCGAGCCTCAATTGCGGTTTTCCGGTTCGGGACACCGCCGGCCGTCCCCGCGGCATCGTTTTCGCGGCGCTGGATTTGAAATGGCTGAACAGCATGGCGGGGGAAGTGCCGATTCCGGCGGACGCCCGCCTTTTGCTGCTGGACCGCGAAGGCGCCGTCCTGGCCGTGACGCCGCCCACGTCGGCCAAAATCGGCGAGGACTACGCGCACTTCGGCGATCTCACCTTGACGGACGATAACGCGGCCCTTCGGACCGGCGGTCGGCGGCTCGTGGAGGACGCCGAGCATTTGCGCACCGTGTCTCCCGTGCGACTGCCGACCGGCTCGGGCCTTCGGGTCGTTTATGAAATATCTCAACAGGCGGCTTACCGCAAAGCCCGCGTTCGCCTGTTTCTCAACCTGAGCCTGCTCCTTTTGTCCGCCTTTTTTGTCATCGTTTTGGGGCGGGCGGCGGGGCACGTGTTCATCACCCGCCACGTCACGGCCCTCCTGAACGCCACGCGGCGATTGGCCGCCGGCGACACGAACGCCCGGACCGGCATTGCGGGCGCGCCCGGGGAGTTGGGTCAAATGGCGGCCGCCGTGGATCATCTGGCCGACGCGCTGCAGAAACGCGACGAGGAACTCCGCCACACCCACGCGAACCTGGAGCGCCAGGTGGCCGAGCGCACGCAGGAACTGCGCTCCTCCAACGAACAATTGGAGGCCTTCAGCTATTCGGTGTCCCACGATCTTCGGGCCCCGCTCCGGGCCATTGACGGATTTTCTCAAATCCTCCTCAACGAACACGCCGACAATCTGACCCCCGAAGGCAAGCGTTTATTGACCGTGGTGGTCAAGAACACCCAACAGATGAGCCACCTGATCGAAAATTTATTGACGTTCGCGCGCCTGGGGCGTCAAGAACCCCACGCCGCTTCCGTGCGCATGGGCGCTCTCGCCCGGGAGATCGCGGACGAGCTTCTGGTGGCGGAACGGCACCGCCGGACGACGGTCGAAATCGAAGCTTTGCCCGCGGCCCTGGGCGACCCGGCCATGATCCAGCAAATCTGGATCAACCTATTGAGCAACGCTCTGAAATTCACATCGAACATGGCCAACGTTTTCATCACCGTGGGGTCCAAAACCGGCCCCGGGCAAAACACTTACTGGATCAAGGACAACGGCGTGGGGTTCGACCCCAAATACGCCCACCGCCTTTTTCAGGTGTTTCAACGACTCCACTCTTCCTCGGAATTCGAAGGAACCGGCGTCGGGCTGGCCATCGTTCAACGCATCGTTCAAAAACACGGGGGACGGGTGTGGGCGGAAAGTCTCCCCGGCGAGGGAGCGACGTTCTTTTTCACGTTGCCCGCCGCCCCTCCCGCCGAAGGGGGAAAACCGTGA
- a CDS encoding response regulator → MSPTPAVKWRLLIVEDRPEDRELIEHELTKGKVLFESRAAERRDEYLAALKEFKPDVVISDFALPQFDALEALSILRHYQPGVPFLLVTGAQSEEVAVECMKRGADDYILKSTLKRLPSAVLNALKKRETEHQKEKAEEDLRAQEEQYRLIAEHTRDLIYLLDPKGQFTYLSPSFQKTLGYAPEELIGKKAFSLLHPDDKIGARKAFQEALESRTGRTVPYRCKTKTGAWVLFESVVSWAFDDKGVPNKAVIVSRDIDDRKRLEEQVRQAQKMEAVGRLAGGVAHDFNNLLTAITGYSDLLLRSLDRMDPRRADVEEIKETAARAATLTQQLLAFSRRQITQPTVLDLNHVVSNLEKMLRRLIGEDIQLKTVLAPNIHRVRADLGQMEQIIINLGVNSRDAMPEGGKLAIETSNVEIRSGAKNARDIPPGQYAVISVTDTGCGMDPKILNHLFEPFFTTKEKGHGTGLGLSTVYGIVQQSAGHIRVQSAPGEGTTFWIYLPRVEEPVVPADKSPETDEFFKGNETVLLAEDDRTVRTLAVRILRQSGYRVMEASSGEEALRLMEETATPIDLLVTDVVMNGISGPELAKRVNQRLPGVKILYLSGYMESDMRNDILKGVASSFLGKPFRPRDLVQRVRETLDGAPVAGGDKK, encoded by the coding sequence GTGAGCCCCACGCCCGCCGTGAAATGGCGCCTTCTGATCGTGGAAGACCGTCCCGAGGACCGGGAGCTGATCGAGCACGAACTGACCAAGGGGAAAGTCCTTTTTGAATCCCGGGCGGCGGAACGCCGCGACGAATACCTCGCGGCGTTGAAGGAATTCAAGCCCGACGTCGTGATCTCCGATTTTGCGCTCCCCCAATTCGACGCGCTGGAAGCGCTCTCCATCCTTCGCCATTACCAACCCGGCGTGCCGTTCCTGCTGGTCACCGGCGCCCAATCGGAAGAAGTCGCCGTGGAATGCATGAAACGCGGAGCGGACGACTACATTTTAAAATCCACCTTGAAACGATTGCCGTCCGCGGTCTTAAACGCTCTCAAAAAAAGGGAAACCGAACATCAAAAAGAAAAAGCCGAAGAAGACCTTCGCGCCCAAGAAGAACAGTACCGACTCATCGCCGAGCACACGCGGGATTTGATTTATTTATTGGACCCCAAGGGTCAATTCACCTATCTCAGCCCCTCCTTTCAAAAGACCTTGGGGTATGCCCCGGAGGAATTGATCGGCAAGAAAGCGTTTTCCCTTCTTCACCCGGACGATAAAATCGGGGCCCGGAAGGCGTTTCAGGAGGCCCTGGAAAGCCGCACCGGACGGACCGTGCCCTATCGATGCAAAACAAAAACCGGCGCCTGGGTGTTGTTTGAATCGGTCGTCAGTTGGGCCTTTGACGACAAAGGGGTTCCGAACAAGGCCGTGATCGTTTCCCGGGACATCGACGATCGAAAACGCCTGGAAGAGCAGGTCCGCCAGGCGCAAAAGATGGAGGCCGTCGGACGGCTGGCCGGCGGCGTCGCCCACGATTTCAATAACTTGCTCACCGCCATCACGGGGTATTCGGACCTCCTGCTTCGGTCCCTGGACCGGATGGACCCCCGCCGGGCCGACGTCGAGGAGATTAAAGAGACCGCGGCCCGGGCGGCCACATTGACCCAGCAGCTTTTGGCGTTCAGCCGGCGGCAAATCACCCAACCGACGGTGTTGGATTTAAACCACGTGGTGTCCAACTTGGAAAAAATGCTCCGGCGTTTAATCGGGGAGGACATTCAATTGAAAACGGTGTTGGCGCCGAACATCCATCGGGTTCGGGCCGATTTGGGGCAGATGGAACAAATCATTATCAATCTGGGGGTCAATTCCCGCGACGCCATGCCCGAAGGGGGAAAATTGGCCATTGAAACCTCCAACGTGGAAATCCGTTCCGGGGCGAAAAACGCCCGGGACATCCCCCCGGGCCAATACGCCGTGATTTCCGTCACCGACACGGGGTGCGGCATGGACCCGAAAATTCTAAACCACCTGTTTGAACCTTTTTTCACCACCAAAGAAAAAGGCCACGGGACCGGCTTGGGGCTCTCCACCGTCTACGGCATCGTCCAACAGTCCGCGGGCCACATCCGGGTCCAAAGCGCCCCGGGCGAGGGGACCACTTTTTGGATCTACCTTCCCCGGGTGGAGGAACCCGTCGTTCCGGCGGACAAATCGCCGGAGACCGATGAATTTTTCAAGGGCAACGAAACCGTCCTGCTGGCCGAGGACGACCGCACCGTCCGAACCTTGGCCGTTCGCATTTTAAGGCAGAGCGGTTACCGAGTGATGGAAGCGTCCAGCGGCGAAGAGGCCCTCCGTCTGATGGAGGAAACCGCCACCCCCATCGACCTTTTGGTGACGGACGTGGTCATGAACGGTATTTCGGGCCCGGAACTGGCCAAGCGCGTCAATCAACGATTGCCCGGGGTGAAAATTCTCTATCTGTCGGGTTACATGGAGTCCGACATGCGCAACGACATCCTCAAAGGCGTCGCCTCGTCTTTTCTGGGAAAACCCTTCCGGCCGCGGGATTTGGTCCAGCGGGTTCGCGAGACGCTGGACGGGGCGCCCGTGGCGGGCGGGGACAAGAAATGA
- a CDS encoding response regulator, which produces MTSKPLKILVVDDEKVMRDMASNVLRSAGHDVATASTGDEALERLDGGFELILTDLDMPGATNGTELTKRARARTNADVIIMTGYPDLTSAIHAVREGAYDYLVKPFSPDTLKMAVDRCAAKRHLSKELEREKTLREELNRAYIELSQMQKVRDLFGQFTTPEVARFVLEHPDDFWKRGERRDVTILFADVRGFTPYARMVPPEKAVESLNQIFDVLVGAIQDQGGVVNKFLGDGVMGVFGAPQTLDDHAAAAARAATKARAMLRFAMGQAPDADGLHVGFALNTGEVLAGCLGARGRSEYSVIGSAVNLAARIEKVAGPGEIVLGPETAKRVAAFFHLEGRPAVALPGFPEPVDLSLLGEPKPGAFVSVPR; this is translated from the coding sequence ATGACCTCCAAACCCCTCAAAATCCTCGTGGTGGACGACGAAAAGGTCATGCGCGACATGGCCTCCAACGTTCTCCGCAGCGCCGGCCACGACGTGGCCACCGCCTCGACGGGGGACGAGGCGCTCGAGCGCCTGGACGGCGGTTTTGAACTCATCCTGACGGATTTGGACATGCCCGGGGCCACCAACGGCACGGAACTGACGAAGCGGGCCCGCGCCCGGACCAACGCCGACGTCATCATCATGACCGGCTACCCCGATTTAACCTCCGCCATCCACGCGGTGCGGGAAGGCGCCTACGATTACCTGGTTAAACCCTTTTCGCCCGACACGCTCAAAATGGCCGTCGACCGCTGCGCCGCCAAACGCCACCTGTCGAAGGAGCTGGAGCGGGAAAAAACCCTGCGGGAGGAATTGAACCGCGCCTACATCGAATTGTCCCAAATGCAAAAGGTCCGGGATTTGTTCGGGCAATTCACAACCCCCGAAGTCGCCCGTTTTGTCCTGGAGCATCCCGATGATTTCTGGAAACGGGGGGAGCGCCGGGACGTCACGATTCTGTTCGCCGACGTTCGCGGATTCACGCCGTACGCCCGAATGGTGCCCCCCGAAAAGGCGGTGGAATCCCTGAACCAGATTTTCGACGTGCTGGTGGGCGCCATTCAGGACCAGGGCGGGGTGGTGAATAAATTTCTGGGGGACGGCGTCATGGGCGTTTTCGGCGCTCCGCAAACCTTGGACGACCACGCGGCCGCCGCGGCCCGGGCGGCCACCAAAGCCCGCGCCATGTTGCGTTTCGCCATGGGGCAGGCGCCGGACGCGGACGGCCTTCACGTGGGGTTCGCCCTCAACACCGGCGAAGTCTTGGCCGGGTGCCTGGGCGCCCGCGGCCGGAGCGAATACAGCGTGATCGGGTCCGCCGTCAATCTCGCGGCCCGCATCGAAAAAGTCGCCGGGCCCGGGGAAATTGTGCTCGGCCCCGAAACCGCCAAACGGGTCGCGGCCTTTTTCCATTTGGAAGGCCGCCCCGCGGTGGCCCTTCCCGGATTTCCCGAACCCGTCGACTTGTCGCTCCTGGGCGAACCGAAACCCGGCGCTTTCGTTTCCGTCCCCCGCTGA
- a CDS encoding RluA family pseudouridine synthase, with the protein MTLRVLWENSDLWALDKPAGQDVVPGRGPVPAPCLRDELARAAGRPVWVVHRLDRDTSGVVLFAKNADAHRFLSLEFENRRMEKEYLAAVRGPVDVPRGIFREPLRQFGSGRMGVDPEGKPSETHFETLDNWTTGALLRVKPLSGRRHQIRVHLNHAGHPVLGDRLYGPPPRPVGGAVRLLLHAARIAFRSPGNGGTLAVECPAPEDFLDALRIVGATEISYLKNQS; encoded by the coding sequence GTGACCCTTCGCGTCCTGTGGGAGAACTCGGACCTTTGGGCCCTGGACAAACCGGCCGGTCAAGACGTCGTCCCGGGTCGGGGCCCCGTACCGGCCCCCTGCCTGCGCGACGAACTGGCGCGGGCCGCCGGGCGCCCGGTGTGGGTGGTCCACCGGCTGGACCGAGACACCAGCGGCGTCGTCCTTTTTGCCAAGAACGCCGACGCCCACCGGTTCCTGTCTCTGGAGTTCGAAAACCGCCGGATGGAAAAGGAATATCTGGCGGCGGTGCGGGGGCCCGTGGACGTCCCCCGGGGAATATTCCGAGAACCGCTGCGTCAATTCGGGTCGGGCCGGATGGGGGTGGACCCCGAGGGAAAACCTTCGGAAACCCATTTTGAAACCTTGGACAACTGGACCACGGGCGCCCTGTTGCGGGTGAAACCGTTGTCGGGACGGCGCCACCAGATCCGCGTTCACTTAAACCACGCGGGACACCCCGTCCTGGGCGATCGCCTTTACGGGCCGCCGCCCCGACCCGTGGGGGGGGCGGTTCGGCTTCTGCTGCACGCCGCCCGAATCGCTTTTCGGTCGCCCGGAAACGGAGGGACCCTGGCCGTCGAATGCCCCGCGCCGGAGGATTTTCTCGACGCCCTTCGGATTGTGGGGGCCACCGAAATTAGCTATCTTAAAAACCAATCATGA
- the glgC gene encoding glucose-1-phosphate adenylyltransferase, whose protein sequence is MIRSKVLGIVMAGGKGERLKPLTIERGKPAVPFGGKYRIVDFVLSNFVNSGIFSVYVLVQYMSQSLIDYLRVGWSNRGITPDHFITVVPPQMRMGELWYRGTADAVSQNLNLIRDFDPDYVAVFGADHIYRMDISQMLAYHVEKQAHVTISALPVPLAEAKGFGILGVSKSGRLTDFEEKPKNPKAMPGNPEMAYSSMGNYIFNRDVLEEVLTDDIGKDSAHDFGKNILPTLLEKHRVYAYNFQAAPLPGQKDYEEAGYWRDVGNLESYWSAHMDLLGEKPRLDLNNEEWPISAGRYNGPPARVLGRQVEDSILSEGVVVNGAFVKHSVIGRGVVIHPGAVIEDSVLMDFCEVGPNCRFRRVVADRFNVFPPDTVIGHDPEKDQSAGYHVDKSGIVSIARGRSKWAHLKR, encoded by the coding sequence ATGATACGTTCCAAAGTTTTGGGCATCGTCATGGCGGGGGGGAAAGGCGAACGGCTGAAACCCCTGACCATCGAACGCGGAAAACCCGCCGTCCCCTTCGGCGGCAAATACCGCATCGTGGATTTCGTGCTATCCAATTTTGTGAATTCCGGCATTTTCTCCGTTTACGTTCTGGTTCAATACATGTCGCAATCCTTGATCGACTACTTGCGGGTGGGTTGGTCCAACCGGGGCATCACCCCCGACCACTTTATCACCGTCGTTCCGCCCCAAATGCGGATGGGGGAACTGTGGTATCGCGGAACGGCGGACGCCGTCTCTCAAAACCTCAATCTCATCCGGGATTTCGATCCCGACTACGTCGCCGTGTTCGGCGCCGACCACATTTACCGCATGGACATCAGCCAAATGCTCGCCTACCACGTGGAGAAACAGGCCCACGTCACGATCTCGGCCCTCCCGGTGCCCCTGGCCGAAGCCAAGGGCTTCGGCATCCTCGGGGTCAGCAAATCCGGACGCCTCACCGATTTTGAAGAAAAACCCAAGAACCCGAAAGCGATGCCGGGCAATCCCGAGATGGCCTATTCCTCCATGGGGAACTATATTTTCAACCGGGACGTTTTGGAGGAAGTTCTCACCGACGACATCGGAAAAGATTCCGCTCACGATTTCGGCAAAAACATCCTGCCGACGCTCCTCGAGAAACACCGCGTTTACGCCTACAATTTTCAAGCGGCCCCGCTTCCCGGCCAGAAGGATTACGAAGAAGCCGGCTACTGGCGGGACGTGGGCAATTTGGAATCGTATTGGTCCGCGCACATGGACCTTCTCGGGGAAAAACCCCGCCTGGATTTAAACAACGAGGAATGGCCGATTTCCGCCGGGCGCTACAACGGCCCCCCCGCGCGCGTTTTGGGGCGCCAGGTGGAGGATTCGATTTTAAGCGAAGGCGTGGTGGTCAACGGCGCTTTTGTTAAACACAGCGTCATCGGTCGCGGCGTGGTCATCCACCCCGGCGCGGTCATCGAAGACAGCGTGCTCATGGATTTTTGCGAAGTGGGCCCCAACTGCCGGTTCCGGCGGGTCGTGGCGGATCGCTTTAACGTTTTTCCGCCGGACACCGTCATCGGTCACGATCCCGAAAAGGACCAGTCCGCGGGCTACCACGTTGATAAATCCGGCATTGTTTCGATCGCCCGCGGTCGCAGCAAGTGGGCGCACTTGAAACGCTAG
- a CDS encoding DUF3536 domain-containing protein, which translates to MIGQRCVCVHGHFYQPPRENPWLEDIEVQDSAHPYHDWNERITRECYAPNAASRVLDAEGRLVELIDNYRRISFNFGPTLLSWMERHAPEAYEGLRAADRASVRERSGHGNAWAQVYNHAILPLASRRDKETQVAWGIHDFVWRFGRKPEGMWLAETAVDTETLNVLIEHGIRFTLLSPQQARAVRPARRSADANEGAESAWRDVSGGRIDPSRPYLWRSPAGGSIVLFFYDAPISRAVAFEGILNNGETFAARLTDGFSNDRQEPQLVHIATDGESYGHHHRFGDMALAYALQKLEQDRRLSLTNYGEFLDHHPPTWEVEIHEASSWSCPHGVERWRSNCGCRMGSHAHWNQEWRTPLRDSLNHLAEDIDRLFETRGADFFLDPWRARNAYIDVILHRAPETLDAFWKSQARRPLSPAERTDALKLLEMERHRLLMFTSCAWFFDEISGLESTTVLLSTARALQLAAGFPGGAGLEESFLLQLAKAKSNIAEFGNGREIYRRFVQPVVTDLPRMAAHQALRTANGAAEGGRVYAYDFDLSGQRTDRSGGKTLTTGILSVRSRVTEERYAADYAVLHLGGHDFRCLLRPGGDAGSFDPLRQTFADRFNKQGGDDFFDEMRPHFGPHVYTLQDLLLEERRRMLSTVIERILGEFDGAHRRLVTENRALIDYLQKADHPMPHAFRLALESVLGRDLSAALAGFTGEASTAEPLRRVRRDAAAFHVQLQWSSVTQELECHFLGRIRALVQSQKSEDADKALFLLDFAEELDLSATLWEAENLFFTLWKKPATDRRALAALARRLRFAD; encoded by the coding sequence ATGATCGGCCAACGGTGCGTCTGCGTCCATGGGCATTTTTACCAGCCGCCGCGTGAAAACCCCTGGCTGGAAGACATCGAAGTCCAGGATTCCGCCCACCCCTACCACGACTGGAACGAGCGCATCACCCGCGAATGCTACGCCCCGAACGCCGCCTCCCGGGTGTTGGACGCCGAGGGGCGCCTCGTCGAACTCATCGACAATTATCGTCGGATCTCCTTCAATTTCGGACCCACGCTGTTGAGCTGGATGGAACGGCACGCGCCGGAAGCTTACGAAGGCCTCCGCGCGGCCGACCGCGCCAGCGTTCGGGAGCGCTCGGGCCACGGAAACGCCTGGGCCCAGGTGTACAACCACGCCATCCTGCCCCTGGCCTCCCGCCGGGACAAGGAAACCCAGGTCGCCTGGGGGATTCACGACTTTGTTTGGCGGTTCGGTCGGAAACCGGAAGGCATGTGGCTGGCGGAAACGGCCGTGGACACCGAAACGCTGAACGTTTTGATCGAACACGGAATCCGGTTTACGCTGCTCTCCCCGCAACAAGCCCGGGCGGTGCGTCCCGCGCGCCGTTCCGCCGATGCCAACGAGGGGGCCGAGTCCGCCTGGCGGGACGTCTCCGGCGGACGCATCGACCCCAGCCGACCCTACCTGTGGCGTTCGCCCGCCGGCGGCTCCATCGTTCTCTTTTTCTACGACGCCCCCATTTCCCGCGCGGTCGCCTTTGAAGGCATTTTAAACAACGGCGAAACTTTCGCCGCTCGCCTGACCGACGGGTTTTCGAACGACCGGCAGGAACCGCAACTGGTCCACATCGCCACCGACGGCGAATCCTACGGCCACCACCACCGCTTCGGCGACATGGCCCTGGCCTACGCCCTCCAAAAGCTGGAGCAGGACCGGCGCCTCTCCCTCACCAACTACGGGGAATTCCTGGACCACCACCCGCCCACCTGGGAAGTTGAAATTCACGAAGCCTCGTCCTGGAGCTGCCCCCACGGCGTCGAACGGTGGCGGTCCAATTGCGGCTGCCGCATGGGCTCCCACGCCCATTGGAATCAGGAGTGGCGGACGCCGCTCCGCGATTCCTTGAACCATTTGGCGGAAGACATCGACCGCCTGTTCGAAACCCGCGGCGCGGATTTTTTTCTCGACCCCTGGCGCGCCCGAAACGCCTACATCGACGTGATCCTCCACCGGGCCCCCGAAACGCTCGACGCCTTTTGGAAAAGCCAGGCCCGCCGGCCTTTGTCCCCCGCGGAGCGGACGGACGCGCTCAAATTGTTGGAAATGGAGCGGCACCGCCTTTTGATGTTCACGAGCTGCGCCTGGTTTTTCGATGAAATTTCGGGTTTGGAAAGCACGACGGTCCTGCTGTCGACGGCCCGGGCCCTCCAACTGGCCGCCGGTTTTCCCGGGGGGGCGGGCCTCGAGGAATCCTTTTTATTACAGTTGGCCAAGGCCAAAAGCAACATCGCCGAATTCGGCAACGGGCGGGAGATCTACCGCCGTTTCGTGCAGCCGGTGGTGACCGATTTGCCCCGCATGGCCGCCCACCAAGCCCTTCGGACCGCCAACGGGGCGGCGGAGGGAGGTCGCGTCTACGCCTACGATTTCGACTTGAGCGGCCAGCGAACGGACCGGTCCGGGGGGAAAACTCTCACCACCGGGATTCTGTCGGTGCGCTCCCGGGTGACGGAGGAACGTTACGCGGCCGACTACGCCGTCCTGCATCTCGGGGGGCACGATTTCCGCTGCCTGCTCCGCCCGGGAGGCGACGCCGGGTCTTTCGACCCTTTGCGCCAAACCTTTGCGGACCGTTTCAACAAACAAGGCGGGGACGATTTTTTCGACGAAATGCGACCCCATTTCGGCCCGCACGTTTACACCCTTCAGGATTTGCTTCTCGAGGAACGACGGCGAATGCTCTCCACCGTGATCGAACGGATCTTGGGCGAATTCGACGGGGCCCACCGACGACTCGTGACGGAGAATCGCGCCTTGATCGATTACCTTCAAAAAGCCGACCACCCCATGCCGCACGCGTTCCGATTGGCCTTGGAATCCGTCCTGGGGCGCGATCTCTCCGCGGCCTTGGCCGGTTTCACGGGGGAAGCATCGACCGCCGAACCGTTGCGGCGCGTTCGCCGGGACGCCGCGGCGTTTCACGTCCAACTTCAGTGGTCCAGCGTGACCCAGGAACTGGAATGCCATTTCCTGGGCCGGATCCGCGCCTTGGTTCAATCCCAAAAGTCGGAGGACGCCGACAAAGCCCTCTTTCTCTTGGATTTCGCCGAAGAACTGGACCTCTCGGCCACCCTCTGGGAAGCCGAAAATTTATTTTTCACCCTTTGGAAAAAACCGGCGACCGACCGACGGGCTTTGGCGGCCTTGGCGCGCCGCCTTCGTTTCGCCGATTAA